GGCTGTATTATAGGCACTAAGGCCATATATGAGTATGCAGCAACCGCCACTGTTCCAAGAAGTTCGGGAGCCAGTTTGGTGGCTAAGTAAATGGTTGTAGGTCCATCAGCACCACCTATTATGCCAATGACGGCTGCCTGCTTTGGAGTAAAACCCAAAAGGCCTGCAGCAACATTATAGGTTATAAAAACACCCAGCTGGGCAGCAGCTCCCATCAATACCGAAAGGGGATTGGCTATCATTGGCCCAAAGTCCGTCATGGCCCCTACCCCTAAGAATATAAGTGGTGGAAATATCCCAAGAGCATCACCCTGATACAGGTAATACAGCAGTCCTCCCGGCTGGGTCATGACCTGAGTACCATCTGCAGAGGTTTGATATACAGGCGGACTCATCAACCCTGCCAGAGGCAAATTGGCAAGAAGCATACCAAAGGCAATAGGTAAGAGCAGCAAAGGCTCGTACCTTTTTACCACTGCCAGATATATAAGGAAACATGCTACACCAATCATGATCAACTCGCCAATGGTCATGGCCTTGAATCCAGTACTCTCATACAGGTCTATGAATATTTTAGTTATTGACATTTAAACCCCTCCTACGAGAGCTCAACAAGCGGATCCCCGGTATTGACGGAAGCTCCCTTTTGGACATATATCGCTTTGACTTTCCCATCGGACGGGGCTATTATCTCATTTTCCATCTTCATGGCTTCCAGTATCATAAGCACCTGTCCTTTCTCTACCTCGTCTCCCTCTTTAATCTTAACATCCAGTATGGTTCCTGGCATTGGAGATGCTATCGCTCCCGGCGCTGCAGCAGGTTTCGGTGACTGCGGCCTTGGCTGAGGGGCTGCAGGTTTTGGCGTAACAGGCGATGTAGGTGTTACAGCCGGTTGTGATGTAGGGACATATGACGGCTTCTCTAAATCACCTGCCAGTTCTTCCACCTCTACCTCGTATGTATTCCCATTTACGGTGACCCTGTACTTTTTCATCATTATTACCTCCCCGATATTCTATTAATCTGCTCTTGTCTTGCCATCCTTCCCCATGCAGGAGAAGTATCAGGTATCCTTACTATATTTCTCACTACAAACCTCATACCCGGATTTGAACTGGCTATAGCGGCAGCAATTACTGCGACCAGTTCTTCATCATTAGCCTTCTCTTTTTCCAGGTTATTTATCGCCGAAACCTCCTTTACCGTTTCCTTCTCCGGTTCCTTATAAAATACATATTTAAAACCCATTATGATGAGTGCCAGAAGAATCAGTACGCCAAACACAACACCCATACCAACAATGGTAACCATCAGTAACTCGCTTCCCACCATATCACCCCTTTACACAGGCATATTGCCGTGCTTTTTGGCTGGTCTTGTCTCTCTTTTACTCCTGAGCATCTCAAGGCTCTGCGCAATATACTGCCTGGTAAACCTGGGTTCAATAACGTCATCTACATATCCTCTGGCAGCAGCTTTATACGGATTGGCAAACTTCTCCCTGTATTCTTCTATCTTCTGTCTCCTTGTCTCTGCAGGATCTTCTGATTCCTCTATTTCCTTTTTAAATACTATGTTGGCTGCACCATCAGGTCCCATGACTGCTATCTCAGCTGTAGGCCACGCAAATACAGCATCAGCTCCCAAATGCCTTGAGCACATGGCGATATATGCTCCCCCATATGCTTTCCTGGTTATCACTGTAATCTTTGGCACAGTCGCCTCTGAATAGGCATACAGCAGTTTTGCACCATGTCTTTCTATTCCACCATATTCCTGATTTGTACCCGGCAGGTAACCCGGTACGTCAACAAAATTGACTAAAGGGATGTTAAAAGCGTCACATGTCCTTACAAACCTTGCAGCCTTATCTGATGCGTCTATGTCAAGGCTTCCGGCAAGGAAATTGGGTTGATTGGCTATTATGCCCACACTCCTGCCGCCTATCCTGGCATAGCAGGTGATTATATTTCTTGCGTAGCCAGCCATTACCTCCATGAATTCTCCGTTGTCCACCACCGCTGATATAACTTCCTTCATATCATATGCCTTGTTCGGATTATCCGGTATTATGCTGTCCAGCACCTCTGCCACCCTGTTTACATCATCTCCTGTATTTTTCAAGGGTGCCTCTTCCAGGTTATTTGATGGCAGATAGCTGAGTAGCATCCTTATTTGATCTAAACATTCTCTGTCATCAGACGCCACAAAATGGGCAACACCGCTCTTTGAGCTGTGAGTTAAAGCTCCACCTAATTCTTCTTGTGTAACATCCTCACCCGTTACTGCTTTTACCACTTGAGGCCCCGTTATAAATATCTGACTGGAACCATTTACCATAAACACAAAATCGGTGAGAGCAGGGGAATAAACAGCACCACCTGCGCACGGACCCATTATAGCTGATATCTGCGGAATAACTCCTGATGCTATAGTATTCCGATAGAATATCTCTCCATAACCAGAGAGAGCGTCCACACCCTCCTGTATCCTGGCACCCCCTGAATCATTGAGGCCAACCAAAGGGGCCCCCATCTTAAGTGCCATGTCCATAACCTTACAAATCTTTTTGGCATGATACTCTCCCAATGACCCACCCATAGCAGTAAAGTCCTGGGCAAAGACATAAACCAGCCTGCCGTCTACCGTGCCATATCCTGTAACCACGCCCTCTCCGGGGATCTCAGTCCTGTCCATATCAAACTCTGTGCTTCTGTGTTCTACAAAAGTATCTATCTCCACAAAACTGTCCTTATCAAGAAAATATTCTATCCTCTCCCTGGCTGTCATCTTTCCCTTCTTGTGCTGTGACTCTATCCTTT
The DNA window shown above is from Calorimonas adulescens and carries:
- a CDS encoding sodium ion-translocating decarboxylase subunit beta — translated: MSITKIFIDLYESTGFKAMTIGELIMIGVACFLIYLAVVKRYEPLLLLPIAFGMLLANLPLAGLMSPPVYQTSADGTQVMTQPGGLLYYLYQGDALGIFPPLIFLGVGAMTDFGPMIANPLSVLMGAAAQLGVFITYNVAAGLLGFTPKQAAVIGIIGGADGPTTIYLATKLAPELLGTVAVAAYSYMALVPIIQPPIMRALTTKKERQIMMKQLRPVSKTERIIFPIVVTIVVSLILPPAAPLIGMLMLGNLFRESGVVERLSKTAQNELNNIIVIFLGTSVGATTNAQTFLNTRTLYIVVLGLVAFGVSTAGGVILGKVMNYISGGKINPLIGSAGVSAVPMAARVSQVVAQQERPGNFILMHAMGPNVAGVIGTAVAAGVFLSIYGG
- a CDS encoding biotin/lipoyl-containing protein, whose protein sequence is MKKYRVTVNGNTYEVEVEELAGDLEKPSYVPTSQPAVTPTSPVTPKPAAPQPRPQSPKPAAAPGAIASPMPGTILDVKIKEGDEVEKGQVLMILEAMKMENEIIAPSDGKVKAIYVQKGASVNTGDPLVELS
- a CDS encoding OadG family protein, with translation MGSELLMVTIVGMGVVFGVLILLALIIMGFKYVFYKEPEKETVKEVSAINNLEKEKANDEELVAVIAAAIASSNPGMRFVVRNIVRIPDTSPAWGRMARQEQINRISGR
- a CDS encoding acyl-CoA carboxylase subunit beta, which produces MKVSELIDDLMKRREKVYLGGGPKRIESQHKKGKMTARERIEYFLDKDSFVEIDTFVEHRSTEFDMDRTEIPGEGVVTGYGTVDGRLVYVFAQDFTAMGGSLGEYHAKKICKVMDMALKMGAPLVGLNDSGGARIQEGVDALSGYGEIFYRNTIASGVIPQISAIMGPCAGGAVYSPALTDFVFMVNGSSQIFITGPQVVKAVTGEDVTQEELGGALTHSSKSGVAHFVASDDRECLDQIRMLLSYLPSNNLEEAPLKNTGDDVNRVAEVLDSIIPDNPNKAYDMKEVISAVVDNGEFMEVMAGYARNIITCYARIGGRSVGIIANQPNFLAGSLDIDASDKAARFVRTCDAFNIPLVNFVDVPGYLPGTNQEYGGIERHGAKLLYAYSEATVPKITVITRKAYGGAYIAMCSRHLGADAVFAWPTAEIAVMGPDGAANIVFKKEIEESEDPAETRRQKIEEYREKFANPYKAAARGYVDDVIEPRFTRQYIAQSLEMLRSKRETRPAKKHGNMPV